TGGCACAGGAGCTTCCCTCAGCTGGCCAGCTCAACGCTCTCAACAGGTGACACGCTCGCGCAATGACCAGCAAGCTTAATTTCATCGCTATCACAAAATGAATCCTTTGGACAATTGTTTTTGTGCTTTGTGTCTGCAGCCATGTCAACAGTCATTCCTCAGCTCTCGGCTCCAGTTCTCTCACTGTAAGGGCGTTTAGTAGCTTCTGGGGGGGGATGCCACTTACTGAGGCTAAATCTTGCTAACAGTATAAAGATACCAACAAGCACACTGTACGTGGGCAAACCGACTTTGTGTCCTCCTCAGTACACAAGTGTGGACAGCAGCAGCGTGAGCGCTCTCACTCCCGCCTCTACTTCCTACACGTCGTCGCAACCTCCGCCTTCGGCACTTCACTCGGTCCACAATAGCAGCAACAGTAGCAGCGGCATCGGTCACCTGGCGAACATGTCCGGCATGAGCAGCAACATGAGCGGCGCCGGCGGACTTCATTCCGCTGCCACCAGCGCGGCGCTGGGATTCGGCTCCAATGGAGCTACCGGCACATCCAACCTCTCTGGACCAAGGACCGCACCCTTACTGTCCTCCTCCACTGGTAAGCAAGAAAAGAGAAATGTGTGCTGGTAATAGTCATCGGGTCGGGTAATGTATGTTATTTTGTTAACAGGTAAAGCCCCACCAAACTTGTCCCAAGGCGTTCCTCCTCTGCTGCCTAACCAGTATATCATGGGCCCAGGGGGACTGCTCCCAgcatacccagtaagggtcacTGTGCAGTGTTTTTGATCACAGCAAAAACTTCTCTCTGCTCCTTGAGAGTGCTTTCATATTGTGTGACCGATGGTCTCATATCGCAGATTTTCACTTAGAGTGGTTTGTAGTGGTATTCTGAGCTATTCAAAAGATGTCCTCTTACTTCTCATGTGCACtcctaaataaaaataagaaaagctGTTGACACATCAGATATGAAATATATGTATCTTTCACAGCAGATTTACGGCTATGAGGATCTCCACATGCTCCAGTCCCGACTACCAATGGTGAGTCTTGAATCTTCATCGCTCCAATTGACTTGAGTAGTTGCTTTGGACCGGGTCCCAATCTTGTTTTGTGCCCTCAGCCCTCCCTGCAGGATTACTATGGAATCACATTCCCCGGCCCCACCGCCACGCTGTCTAGCAGAGACGGGAGCCTTGCCAACAACCCCTACTCAGGTAGAGGCGTACTTTGATGGTCATTGGCCACATCTATCTTCATCAAATACATCCATACTCCTGACAGCGGGCGGAGCTGCATGATAAGTCTGCCTCTGTGTTCAGGTGAAGTCACAAAGTTTGGAAGGAACGACTCCACCTCTCCTGCACCACCCACAAGCCTGGCAGCCCAGCAGCAGCCCCCACAGGGCCAGAACCAAGGCCAGAGCCAGCCTCAGCCTCCTCAGGCCCAGCCGCAGGGCCAGCACCACAGCAGTCAGCAGGCCTTCCTGCCTCCGGGCTACAGCTACACGGGGCTGCCTTACTACGCCGGCGTGCCCGGCGCCGTACCCAGCGCCGCCGCCTTCCAGTATGGCCCCACCATGTTCGTTCCCCCGGGGGGCCCGGGACCTGCCTCGGCCAAGCAGCACAGCATGGGTCTCAGCCTGGGGAACCCGTCTGCCAGCCCGTTCCAGCAGCAGACGCAACAGCAGCCCAGCGGCTACGGCCAGCACACCTTCAGCTCAGGTCGGTGACTGCGTCCCGTCGTTTTTAACATATTGTCCATTTCTGGTCAACAAATCTATGAGGGgaggacataaaaaaaaaaatagtattaaGTCTCAATGTTCAGGGCAAAAAGTCACATTTGCATTAGTTGTCAAAGTCGTTACCTTGGTTCTTTCCTTTTTAGGGTATGAGGAGCTGACAGCAGGACCAGCCGGAGTGGACTATAGTAAAGGTTACAATTCCTCCTCTCAGGCACAAGCCAAATCTGCTGCTAGCGGGCCCGGTAAAGGTAGGAGACACATTCAACAGCTTACCATAACTCCCCCAATTCGATCATTAATGTTTTGGGGTGTTGATCTCGTTTGCGGTGTCACTTGCAGGGGTTTCGGTGACATCCAGTAACTCCGGTGTGCCAGACATCAGCGGAAGTGTTTACAATAAGACCCAGGTGAGCCTCGTCCTCTATTTTACTCTCCAATCCAACTGTACCGAGTAAGTGAAGGTCCGTTGGGTTTGTACCAAGGCCGAGCATTTTGTCCACCAAATGCTGGGAGGTTTTGGTCACAAAGTTtctgtattttctttcttctcgcCCTATAGTCTTTTGATAAGCAGGGTTTCCACGCAGggaccccccctcccttcaGCCTGCCATCTGCGCTGGGGGGTCCAGGACCCCTGAATCCTGGAGCAGCCCCCGGAGGTTATGCACCGGCACCCTTCCTTCACATCCTGCCTCACCAGCAACCACACTCGCAGCTGCTGCACCACCATCTTGCTCAGGATGGACAGGTAACACTTGCACTGAGCTGGTGAATCCCTGGGATGTATCACAGACCCACCTGCATGTTTTCTCTAATATGTGCATTGTCCCTTGCTTCCATGTTCAGGGTGGTCCAGGTCAGCGTGGGCAGTCCAGCGGCCTGCAGCAGAAGAGCCAAGTCAATAAGTCGAGCTACGGCAGCTCCCCCTACTGGGCCAACTGAAGTCGCTACGCTGTGTGTATATGcatgtgggtgtgtgcgtgacaggattatcatttgtgtgtgtgttgtgcgcgAGAGTGCATGCGGCACACTCATGCGTCTGACTGATAAAACAATGGAGGGACAAACCATTTTACAACAGAAGCTAAAACACACTACCACGGCCTCTCCTTTGCTCTGTATATCCCCTTTTCAAATTTATGTCTGTtgtatgtaaaatatatttatgtatgtatttatacagtatatatgtATTAGTAGAACATGAAATGTGGTTttctgcattttgttttgttttttaattttgaagggcattttatttaaaaagaaaaaaaaatggaatgagaATGCTCAATCATGAAGTTGGTGAATATACTTGAACACAAAGCATCATGTGATGTAGATTCCTTTTTGTATGCATACATGAACTGAGAACGATGTACATAGAATCTAAGCATCATTTTCATGGCTGaggccattttttattttttagaagaaatgtttttgtaattttGGTCTCCTGCATCTGTGAATCCTTATTTGAAGTGTGACTTGAGTTGATAGCttgatttgggtttttttttttttctgcagttttCCCTCCATCTGTCTGTCATTCTTCAACTTCTAATAATTGGCTGCTCACCAGCCAAgccttgatgtcattttaacATTGGTTTAAACCTTGtccaaattaaaatgtaaactgTTTGAGTGACTCTGGTCTtggtgatttgtttttttttcaaaaagtcaaagcctgctttgttgtcaatttcttcacatgccatgacacacaaagaaattgaaattacgttgccactatcccacggtgacaagacatagtacacaatatacatacaagtaaacaacacagaaaaataaaaacaagaaggcacaaacaatgaataaataagagtgatgaataaataataaataaacaaataataaataagttaCTGTCTAGAGACAAAAATATGAACACTTGTATAGTAGCTCTCATGGACCTTTTATTTGAGATGGTCCCCTCACTAATTGCTTgactatacatttttttttctaaaaagccttactatacatcATACAGCATTTCCAACTGGCTGCAAAaaatagcaaacaaaaaaaaactcttctGAACTCTATAAcattacgtgtggtgtcccacaggtaTCGgcactcggaccaattctattgaATATTTATATGATCCCgcagtggcctgttattaggaacacctgaaaatggtggtgtacctaatggactgtccgagtgacgtcacagatcaaacagccaatcagaaagtgggggtgagggcgggtgtggcacttttcactttcatttaagctttgaccatgatttttccctaatgaagtggcctgttattaggtacacctaaaaatggcggtgtacctaatagtgtgtcccaatgacgtcacagatcaaacagccaatcagaaagtgggggtgagggcgggtgtggcacttttcactttcatttaagctttgaccatgatttttccctaatgaagtggcctgttattaggtacacctaaaaatggcggtgtacctaatagtgtgtcccaatgacgtcacagatcaaacagccaatcagaaagtgggggtgagggcgggtgtggcacttttcactttcatttaagctttgaccatgatttttccctaatgaagtggcctgttattaggtacacctaaaaatggcggcgtacctaatagtgtgtccgaatgacgtcacagatcaaacagccaatcagaaagtgggggtgagggcgggtgtggcacttttcactttcatttaagctttgaccatgatttttccctaatgaagtggcctgttattaggtacacctaaaaatggcggtgtacctaatagtgtgtcccaatgacgtcacagatcaaacagccaatcagaaagtgggggtgagggcgggtgtggcacttttcactttcatttaagctttgaccatgatttttccctaatgaagtggcctgttattaggtacacctaaaaatggcggtgtacctaatagtgtgtcccaatgacgtcacagatcaaacagccaatcagaaagtgggggtgagggcgggtgtggcacttttcactttcatttaagctttgaccatgatttttccctaatgaactggcctgttattaggtacacctaaaaatggcggtgtacctaatagagtgtccaaatgacgtcacagatcaaacagccaatcagaaagtgggggtgagggcgggtgtggcacttttcactttcatttaagctttgaccatgatttttccctaatgaagtggcctgttattaggaacacctaaaaatggcggtgtacctaatagtgtgtccgagtgatgtcacagaaaaaccagccaatcagaaagtgggggtgagggcgggtatggcacttttcatttaaaccaggggtgccgacctccagtcctcgaggggccgcgttccaatatgttttccaagttaccctcgttaaacacacctgcgtgaaaagattttgttcattttcacgttctgcaggagcccaatttttcacacaggtgcacttaacgagggaatcttggaaaacatgttggaatgcggccccgaggactagagcttgactcctgtgacctttgaccatgatatttccctaataaagtggcctgttatttggtacacttgaaaatggcagtgtacctaatggagtgtccgtgtgattccctcgttaagtgcacctgcgtgaaaagttttagctcctgcggaacgtgaaagtagctaaaacttttcacgcaggtgtgtttaacgagggtaacctggaaaacatattggaacgcggccccaagACTagcgcttgacacctgtgacctttgaccatgactttggcctaataaagtggcctgttattaggtacacttgaaaatggcggtgtacctaatggagtgtccgtgtgattccctcgttaagtgcacctgcgtgaaaagttttagctcctgtggaacgtgaaaggagctaaaacttttcacacaggtgcacttaacgaggggatCTTGGAAAACGTTGGAATGCGGCCACGaggacacctgtgacctttgaccatgatatttctctaataaagtggcctttgaccatgattttggattatttgatttatttaaaaaaaagaaaaaaaaccgccCTCATCCCcacttcctgattggctgtttgatctgtgacgtcactcggacacactattaggtacaccaccattttcaggtgttcctaataacaggccagttcattagggaaaaatcatggtcaaagcttaactgaaagtgaaaagtgccacacccgccctcacccccactttctgattggctgtttgatctgtgacgtcattcggacacactattaggtacaccgccatttttaggtgtacctaataacaggccacttcattagggaaaaatcatggtcaaagcttaaataaaagtgaaaagtgccacacccgccctcacccccactttctgattggctgtttgatctgtgacgtcattcggacacactattaggtacaccgccatttttaggtgtacctaataacaggccacttcattagggaaaaatcatggtcaaagcttaaatgaaagtgaaaagtgccacacccgccctcacccccactttctgattggctgtttgatctgtgacgtcattgggacacactattaggtacaccgccatttttaggtgtacctaataacaggccacttcattagggaaaaatcatggtcaaagcttaaatgaaagtgaaaagtgccacacccgccctcacccccactttctgattggctgtttgatctgtgacgtcattcggacacactattaggtacaccgccattttcaggtgttcctaataataggccacttcattagggaaaaatcatggtcaaagcttaaatgaaagcgaaaagtgccacacccgccctcacccccactttctgattggctgtttgatctgtgacgtcattcggacactctattaggtacaccaccttTTTCAGATCAACGCGTACCCTCGCCGGGGAAGTGAACTATTCTTATTTCTTTGCGtcacgggttcaaatcccgtTGATGacttttctaatttttttttttagtttgctaTTTTTTGCAGCCAGTCGGAAATGCAAACGAGACCTTTCGTTCAGTGTTTTTATTGAGACAGTTTTGGAATCAGGGAAGTTCCAAGTCGCTTGTGACGAATCTGCAGTCGCAAAACACAAAACTGCGCAACTCGCCTTACCATAACAGTCGTAACTCGAGACGGGGAGGGGAGTAAGATAACATGGGAGCAACTTGTAACACTGGTCCCGACCGACGAGCGCAGCCATCCCGGTTACAGGGAAGAAAAATATCCGACCCGAAGCGATCTGCACACGCCGAGGTGCGGTACAAGGCACCAGCATAAATAAAGTAgaggagagaacactgctgggaggctgccACTCACCGCGGCGCCATACCAAAAATTGTGACATGACATGgttctttttgtttctttacaatgaaagccttactatacataGTATCTTTTAACAAAACGCTGTACTGTACATTCTCATTCTGTTCCAAAAGCCAAGTGTACATGAttgtcatttaatttttaacaaAAGTCTTACAatacatggtcatttttatTAAGAACTCTGACCTTTAAATTTTTTGAACAATAAACTGTGCTAAAAAGTTTAATTATGAACTATGATCTGAGTCTGAGtactgaactttgaacttgtTTGTATAGAAAACTAACTTTCCCAAAACAGACTTCTGTGCTGCACTGCCATCCATCAACGGGAATAAAGTAGTCCCATGGCACattggaacaaaaacaaaatgtttttgtaaagaACTGAAGATTTATTTACATAAGTACAAGTACATTTTTCATAATGCAAGGCACGGGTAAAGCATCTGTACAGTCCAAAAAAAAGGACATGAATAAAGTGATCTATACACAAAAATAGTTCAGTCTGGAGTCAATCCATCCCATTCTTCactacacattttttttctttttctttttcttctcagaCACTGGAGTTTCCGGGATGACTTCCACTGGCTCAGCTTCGATGACGCCCGACTttcgtttctttttcttcttggacGGCGTGTCAGTGTCCTCCTCAGCCTCTACCACAGCAGCCTCCTGAGGCTCAGACTTGCGTTTCTTTTTCTTGGTGGAAGAATCACCTGCTCCGTTCTCTGCAGCCGATGCCTCGTCAGCCTGGACTTCCACCTCTTCCTCAGCCGcacgtttctttttctttttcccgggTGTTTCAGAGTCACCATTAACCTAAAATTAAGATACAGCCACTTTACCATTTTTGTATTCACGTAAGCTATCAAAATGAAGCGGCATGTATTTACGGCAAGTTATTTCAAATTGTATGACTCGCTTCAGTGATCAAGCCCACTGATTTGGGCCTGCCAATGGTTGGGAGTCAAATTTCTCTTGCATGGTGTTTTCTGAGACCGAACCACAACAACAGGTCAGACCTCCTATCAAACCAGCGCATCTGTTTCAGTAGGAGACGCAAGTACCTTGTTGTCACCATTCTCTTCTCCATTTTCAAGGAGCGCTTGCTTCTTTTCACGCTTCTTGCGCTTCTTTTCCTGTTTACGCATCACTTCAGCAGCCGTGGTCGCCTGTTAGAGAGCAAAATGTTCAACACTTTGTGGGTCATTACTTTGGAAAGCTTCAGAATAAATGATGTGTcaggctcattaaatcagttttaACCCTCAGTTTTTATCAGGAACAACTTGATCATCATCCACACCGTTAACTGCACAAGTGACGATAAGAAGTAACTGACCTCCTCCATGGCCTCTTTCATCACGTCGACATTCTTACGCGGTAGGTCGCCAGTCTCAAAGAAAGCCAGGCGCTCCTCCACCTGTTCACGCAGTTTGTCACCAAACACGCAGGTGGGCATTTCTGAAAGGAGGCCAAAACCCAAAATGAATGTTACCGAAGCAAGACGAGTTTCAGTAAATTTGTATATTTTTAATTGCTCAGAAAACACATTCTCAACATCAACCCAAAGGATGAATGCTGTTGACGAAAAATAGTAGCAATCATAGCAGAGTCGACACTAGAAGTATAAATGGGCATTCGAGGTCTCTCACCGGAGAAGCAGTCGATGCGCGAGGCAATGCTGCACTTGTTAGCCAGATATCTGGAGATGCGGCCCTTGTTCTTGGCGGCGGCGCGGCCGATGAAGGTCGAATGGAAGATCAGGCCGTACTTGGGGGTGTTGCCGCGAGTCTTGAGGGCTCTGTGCGAGATTACAGCTGCTTTCACACGGTGGGAGCGATTAACGTGAAATAAAGACTGATGAACCAAAGGCCAATGTTGACTTTGGCAATTTACTAAGCGCAATGCAGATCCTGACAaggttttaaaaatgtattttgtggCAAGCTGCTCCTCTAACCATTTTGCTTTCATCTATCTCAGTGTTGCATGTGGTTGCTCAGACTTTGGGATGCAATGGGGGGGCGGGGATCACTCCCGACAAGACCAAGCAGTCTTCTCGGGTCACCCCGCTCTGCTCCGGCCCAGCCCTGCCATCACTGCAACCACAGCTCTGCCCAGCAGGGAGGGGCGCCCCAGGTACCTGAACAGGGCCTTCTCCGCTCCCAGGATCTGGACGGTGGAGGCGGGGTACTTTGCCAGGTTGGTCAGACTGCCGGCGTGGGAGATGAGACGAGCCCCCACCTGGAAAACAGAAATACTGAATATTGGGAGCATTTTTCTTCAGAAGAAGAAAGCCCGGCAAGACAAGTTGGACCATCAGCACCGGAGGTTTATCCGCACGACCAGTCAGAGGATTGACAGATTATTGGTAAAACATCATTGGTCTCATTTGTTGTATGAAAGCAAGGAAATTCAAGGAGCTCACCACTTCTCCAATCAATGCAGCCAAGTTGGGGGCCACTTGGCTCATCTTGGAGCGCAAGTACTCTTGCAGCTCCAGACGATACGCCGCCAGAGACACCACGCGATTGGAGAACCTCTCGATGTTGATCAGGTCAATAGGCGAAATGTCCATTcctgcacaaaaaaataaaaacgttcaGGGTCCATTCACCCACAAACTCGATCACCCATTTGTTAGTCACACACTGAATGCTAGCAACACGAACTGTTTCTCCCGACAGGATCCGCAGTGAGGATGACTGCCGCCACTACAGGTTTATGAGAGACTTTCTCTACCCCCTTGTGTCTATCACCAGAGACATTTGTTGGTCCAAGGTGGATGTTGAAGGGGCGTGGTTGTCAAACGCATCACATCAAGACTAACCCATTGAA
This genomic interval from Syngnathus typhle isolate RoL2023-S1 ecotype Sweden linkage group LG11, RoL_Styp_1.0, whole genome shotgun sequence contains the following:
- the nop56 gene encoding nucleolar protein 56 codes for the protein MVLLHVLFEHASGYALFAVKEVEEISMLLPQVEQSVLSLAKFNSMVSLAAFFPFKSAQAALENINAVSEGVVHADLKLFLETNIPKSGKKKATLGVGDAKIGAALQEEFGFSIQTSGVVAELTRGIRLHFHTLVKGLTALAASKAQLGLGHSYSRAKVKFNVNRADNMIIQSIALLDQLDKDINTFSMRVREWYGYHFPELVRIVPDNSLYCRLAQLIGNRKELTDESVASLEEVVMDNAKAQAILDASRSSMGMDISPIDLINIERFSNRVVSLAAYRLELQEYLRSKMSQVAPNLAALIGEVVGARLISHAGSLTNLAKYPASTVQILGAEKALFRALKTRGNTPKYGLIFHSTFIGRAAAKNKGRISRYLANKCSIASRIDCFSEMPTCVFGDKLREQVEERLAFFETGDLPRKNVDVMKEAMEEATTAAEVMRKQEKKRKKREKKQALLENGEENGDNKVNGDSETPGKKKKKRAAEEEVEVQADEASAAENGAGDSSTKKKKRKSEPQEAAVVEAEEDTDTPSKKKKKRKSGVIEAEPVEVIPETPVSEKKKKKKKNV